The following proteins are co-located in the Styela clava chromosome 15, kaStyClav1.hap1.2, whole genome shotgun sequence genome:
- the LOC120334140 gene encoding uncharacterized protein LOC120334140 isoform X1, giving the protein MALEAHAIRVPSGVPPGNFASKLIKAIHVDSRNHVFPADGPYANESRMSSYGRGSGEFPKDIRVEIPLEHPHEGRNNPQPTKGFMAWKVPSRYAQGRGDSREDLFLDDMERVHTAGSHFSRPQHGATQTTHFAPPHGKFEPIKSEQQEHMEEIKKKEAALRKHLADKSLTLPNIARSAPVKRTTRSRQSDRLTLEPRTYSAAQRWLKKNPGQEELANKVLRQTSRTEVDKLLEHTLQPNAKKAVREWLKTASEADRQAALKFFRSIGGSRLLGGPSGYHPDRNIHGDRDARLMAVINALQEKHGQPNQARATAMDDKLATLMKAAHRKHLRLLSPNTRVRRTEFQTWHHMPVYPCTGPVENVLSMYTKPRAPYPQSFRIHPEWGA; this is encoded by the exons ATGGCGCTGGAAGCTCACGCGATAAGAGTACCAAGCGGAGTACCGCCGGGAAATTTTGCTTCTAAACTAATAAAAGCTATTCACGTGGACAGTAGAAATCATGTTTTTCCTGCAGACGGACCCTACGCCAACGAAAGCAGGATGTCTTCGTATGGAAGAGGTTCCGGAGAATTCCCAAAAGATATTCGAGTAGAAATTCCATTGGAACATCCACATGAAGGAAGGAATAATCCACAGCCAACGAAG GGTTTCATGGCTTGGAAGGTACCAAGTCGATATGCACAAGGCCGTGGAGATTCAAGAGAAGATTTATTCTTAGACGATATGGAGAGAGTACATACAGCTGGTTCACATTTTTCTCG TCCTCAGCATGGTGCAACACAGACGACACACTTTGCCCCGCCCCACGGAAAATTTGAGCCAATCAAATCAGAACAACAAGAACACATGgaagaaataaagaaaaaggaAGCCGCATTGAGAAAACATCTGGCAGATAAATCTCTTACTT TACCTAACATAGCAAGAAGCGCCCCTGTTAAACGCACCACAAGAAGTAGACAATCGGACCGATTGACTCTCGAACCAAGAACTTATTCTGCTGCTCAAAGATGGTTGAAGAAGAATCCAGGACAAGAAGAACTTGCGAATAAG GTCTTACGGCAGACCAGCCGCACGGAAGTCGACAAGCTGCTTGAACATACTTTACAACCAAACGCAAAGAAAGCAGTCAGAGAGTGGCTCAAAACCGCGTCAGAAGCAG ACAGACAAGCTGCCTTGAAATTTTTCCGGTCAATTGGTGGAAGCAGGTTACTGGGAGGGCCAAGTGGTTATCACCCAGACCGTAACATTCATGGGGACAGGGATGCGAGATTAATGGCAGTGATTAATGCTTTACAAGAAAAACA CGGACAACCGAACCAAGCAAGAGCAACAGCAATGGACGATAAACTGGCAACCTTGATGAAGGCAGCTCACAGAAAACATCTTAGACTGTTATCGCCAAACACTAGAGTCCGAAGGACTGAATTTCAGACATGGCACCACATGCCG GTATATCCGTGCACAGGACCGGTGGAAAACGTATTGTCAATGTATACAAAGCCTAGAGCACCTTATCCACAAAGTTTCCGAATCCATCCAGAGTGGGGAGCGTAA
- the LOC120334140 gene encoding uncharacterized protein LOC120334140 isoform X2, translating into MSSYGRGSGEFPKDIRVEIPLEHPHEGRNNPQPTKGFMAWKVPSRYAQGRGDSREDLFLDDMERVHTAGSHFSRPQHGATQTTHFAPPHGKFEPIKSEQQEHMEEIKKKEAALRKHLADKSLTLPNIARSAPVKRTTRSRQSDRLTLEPRTYSAAQRWLKKNPGQEELANKVLRQTSRTEVDKLLEHTLQPNAKKAVREWLKTASEADRQAALKFFRSIGGSRLLGGPSGYHPDRNIHGDRDARLMAVINALQEKHGQPNQARATAMDDKLATLMKAAHRKHLRLLSPNTRVRRTEFQTWHHMPVYPCTGPVENVLSMYTKPRAPYPQSFRIHPEWGA; encoded by the exons ATGTCTTCGTATGGAAGAGGTTCCGGAGAATTCCCAAAAGATATTCGAGTAGAAATTCCATTGGAACATCCACATGAAGGAAGGAATAATCCACAGCCAACGAAG GGTTTCATGGCTTGGAAGGTACCAAGTCGATATGCACAAGGCCGTGGAGATTCAAGAGAAGATTTATTCTTAGACGATATGGAGAGAGTACATACAGCTGGTTCACATTTTTCTCG TCCTCAGCATGGTGCAACACAGACGACACACTTTGCCCCGCCCCACGGAAAATTTGAGCCAATCAAATCAGAACAACAAGAACACATGgaagaaataaagaaaaaggaAGCCGCATTGAGAAAACATCTGGCAGATAAATCTCTTACTT TACCTAACATAGCAAGAAGCGCCCCTGTTAAACGCACCACAAGAAGTAGACAATCGGACCGATTGACTCTCGAACCAAGAACTTATTCTGCTGCTCAAAGATGGTTGAAGAAGAATCCAGGACAAGAAGAACTTGCGAATAAG GTCTTACGGCAGACCAGCCGCACGGAAGTCGACAAGCTGCTTGAACATACTTTACAACCAAACGCAAAGAAAGCAGTCAGAGAGTGGCTCAAAACCGCGTCAGAAGCAG ACAGACAAGCTGCCTTGAAATTTTTCCGGTCAATTGGTGGAAGCAGGTTACTGGGAGGGCCAAGTGGTTATCACCCAGACCGTAACATTCATGGGGACAGGGATGCGAGATTAATGGCAGTGATTAATGCTTTACAAGAAAAACA CGGACAACCGAACCAAGCAAGAGCAACAGCAATGGACGATAAACTGGCAACCTTGATGAAGGCAGCTCACAGAAAACATCTTAGACTGTTATCGCCAAACACTAGAGTCCGAAGGACTGAATTTCAGACATGGCACCACATGCCG GTATATCCGTGCACAGGACCGGTGGAAAACGTATTGTCAATGTATACAAAGCCTAGAGCACCTTATCCACAAAGTTTCCGAATCCATCCAGAGTGGGGAGCGTAA
- the LOC120334140 gene encoding uncharacterized protein LOC120334140 isoform X3 has product MFLSGSKPGFMAWKVPSRYAQGRGDSREDLFLDDMERVHTAGSHFSRPQHGATQTTHFAPPHGKFEPIKSEQQEHMEEIKKKEAALRKHLADKSLTLPNIARSAPVKRTTRSRQSDRLTLEPRTYSAAQRWLKKNPGQEELANKVLRQTSRTEVDKLLEHTLQPNAKKAVREWLKTASEADRQAALKFFRSIGGSRLLGGPSGYHPDRNIHGDRDARLMAVINALQEKHGQPNQARATAMDDKLATLMKAAHRKHLRLLSPNTRVRRTEFQTWHHMPVYPCTGPVENVLSMYTKPRAPYPQSFRIHPEWGA; this is encoded by the exons atgtttctcTCGGGATCGAAACCG GGTTTCATGGCTTGGAAGGTACCAAGTCGATATGCACAAGGCCGTGGAGATTCAAGAGAAGATTTATTCTTAGACGATATGGAGAGAGTACATACAGCTGGTTCACATTTTTCTCG TCCTCAGCATGGTGCAACACAGACGACACACTTTGCCCCGCCCCACGGAAAATTTGAGCCAATCAAATCAGAACAACAAGAACACATGgaagaaataaagaaaaaggaAGCCGCATTGAGAAAACATCTGGCAGATAAATCTCTTACTT TACCTAACATAGCAAGAAGCGCCCCTGTTAAACGCACCACAAGAAGTAGACAATCGGACCGATTGACTCTCGAACCAAGAACTTATTCTGCTGCTCAAAGATGGTTGAAGAAGAATCCAGGACAAGAAGAACTTGCGAATAAG GTCTTACGGCAGACCAGCCGCACGGAAGTCGACAAGCTGCTTGAACATACTTTACAACCAAACGCAAAGAAAGCAGTCAGAGAGTGGCTCAAAACCGCGTCAGAAGCAG ACAGACAAGCTGCCTTGAAATTTTTCCGGTCAATTGGTGGAAGCAGGTTACTGGGAGGGCCAAGTGGTTATCACCCAGACCGTAACATTCATGGGGACAGGGATGCGAGATTAATGGCAGTGATTAATGCTTTACAAGAAAAACA CGGACAACCGAACCAAGCAAGAGCAACAGCAATGGACGATAAACTGGCAACCTTGATGAAGGCAGCTCACAGAAAACATCTTAGACTGTTATCGCCAAACACTAGAGTCCGAAGGACTGAATTTCAGACATGGCACCACATGCCG GTATATCCGTGCACAGGACCGGTGGAAAACGTATTGTCAATGTATACAAAGCCTAGAGCACCTTATCCACAAAGTTTCCGAATCCATCCAGAGTGGGGAGCGTAA
- the LOC120334139 gene encoding G patch domain-containing protein 3-like: MTSQRKDLKYSDVTIKITHAPDTSAPDDGRNGKFECFHFKHRPEVAKPKSSAVDQKPQKTGTCCCVFQTVDKDALADFIEKYNDANWIDSKGDYIKARCVIHKIRVSHVNSTEKIAISQFNYQLGTYSTRAEKGYTKRHAPTENFSHADLMSLSEMRPPIQVMPRGNIGTTLREFMNLINQCKLPPRIIKKLDLKFPTTGSLRRYGNVPFEYADAWEKIHSGGSTYTANGETIEVDVEIDYEETSKKEKTLLHEKNETKIDSGHISDPDADDDTCEEWERHEALHNDVTSQERDKERLFEEEIELKWEKGGSGLVFYTDAQYWQEQEGDFDEQTTDDWDVDMSIYYGEKGDMDAQQYLQMRRERRNGKAVYDNSLLTDLNPHNRKRKQKRSRSESPQSKRRGQFERHTKGVGRKLLEKGGWKEGDPLGPGQRSGAITDPIELEGQHPRLRKGLGYHGEKLLKSSTFSDTESTIKRSTRAKIVPTLFRGTRSVEPNAPHSWMFPQFAFNLANNDYKERTRKSRKQAVPGIDDGIVITTKYDEPLYIDERDDFLRSRHPAALKHRQKPAANVGNSSTEFDATKSRKSNVSKLVKPVINCDDTQTSRTENFPKEHGNDENAPIPSTLHLSAVKFVKGGVLKED, from the exons CTGACACGTCCGCACCCGACGACGGTCGGAACGGAAAGTTTGAATGTTTCCACTTCAAACATCGACCAGAAGTTGCGAAACCAAAATCTTCCGCTGTTG ATCAAAAACCTCAAAAAACTGGAACATGTTGCTGTGTGTTTCAAACGGTTGATAAAGATGCATTGGCAGActttattgaaaaatacaatGATGCGAATTGGATTGATTCGAAGGGAGACTATATCAAg GCTCGCTGTGTCATTCATAAAATCAGAGTTTCACATGTGAATTCAACTGAAAAGATAGCAATCAGTCAATTTAATTATCAACTTGG AACATATTCTACAAGAGCAGAAAAGGGTTATACCAAACGACATGCACCGACAGAGAACTTCTCTCATGCCGATCTAATGTCCTTGTCTGAGATGAGACCACCAATACAAGTCATGCCTCGGGGTAATATAGGAACTACACTTAGAGAATTCATGAACTTGATAAACCAATGCAAGCTTCCACCAAG GATTATCAAGAAACTAGACCTCAAATTTCCTACGACTGGAAGTTTGAGACGATATGGAAATGTTCCGTTTGAATATGCTGATGCATGGGAAAAGATACATTCTGGAGGAAGCACATATACTGCGAATGGTGAAACCATTGAAGTTGATGTTGAAATTGATTATG AGGAAACATCCAAAAAAGAGAAGACATTATtgcatgaaaaaaatgaaacaaaaattgattcag GTCACATATCAGACCCAGATGCAGATGATGATACTTGTGAGGAATGGGAGAGACATGAAGCACTTCATAACGATGTAACTTCACAGGAGCGAGATAAGGAACGGTTGTTTGAGGaagaaattgaattgaaatggGAGAAGGGTGGAAGCGGATTAGTGTTTTATACAG ATGCTCAATACTGGCAGGAACAAGAAGGTGACTTTGATGAACAAACAACAGATGATTGGGATGTTGATATGAGTATTTATTATGGAGAGAAAGGAGACATGGATGCTCAACAGTATCTGCAAATGAGAAGAGAAAGAAG GAATGGAAAAGCAGTTTATGACAATTCACTTTTGACTGATTTGAATCCACACAatcgaaaaagaaaacaaaaaagaagCCGCTCTGAAAGTCCTCAATCCAAGAGACGTGGACAGTTTGAAAGACACACAAAAGGTGTAGGTAGGAAGTTATTAGAAAAAGGTGGGTGGAAAGAAGGGGATCCTTTGGGTCCAGGTCAGAGGTCAGGGGCTATAACTGACCCCATTGAGTTAGAAGGGCAGCATCCAAGGTTGCGTAAGGGTCTTGGTTATCACGGTGAAAAATTGTTGAAATCTTCTACCTTTAGTGATACCGAAAGTACAATAAAACGAAGTACTAGAGCGAAAATTGTACCAACTTTATTTCGTGGAACTCGTTCAGTTGAGCCAAATGCGCCCCATTCGTGGATGTTTCCACAATTTGCTTTCAATCTCGCTAATAACGATTATAAAGAGCGGACCAGAAAATCTCGAAAACAAGCTGTACCTGGTATAGATGACGGTATAGTGATAACAACTAAGTATGACGAACCATTATACATTGACGAACGCGATGATTTTCTTCGTTCGCGTCACCCAGCTGCGCTCAAACATAGACAAAAACCTGCTGCAAACGTTGGCAACTCCAGCACTGAATTTGATGCAACGAAGTCCAGAAAGAGTAATGTCAGCAAGCTAGTGAAACCTGTAATAAACTGTGATGATACCCAGACAAGTCGAACTGAAAACTTCCCGAAGGAACACGGAAATGATGAAAATGCTCCAATCCCCTCCACACTACACTTATCGGCTGTGAAATTTGTTAAAGGCGGAGTCCTGAAAGAAGACTAA